The Styela clava chromosome 13, kaStyClav1.hap1.2, whole genome shotgun sequence genome has a window encoding:
- the LOC120332261 gene encoding kelch-like protein 3 → MGSLDAYDLEHCGKMMMALNKQRESKGHSDIAIMVGDEKIPAHRNVLSAGSDYFRAMLSHENVDSSAGIVTIKQVQYSSVKTCINYIYTGNFSTSGLEEREQLLFTAHMLQLQGMCDKIAVSLEKELSPESFYSTKMIANTFNCTGLVESCNKYALENFQSIAAEDDFEHLDKDYISFLVGSNEVEASEAVKCKALIIWTNFDVETRASTFEELFGNLNLKEMSGNYQKFLLEKEPLVFNSARCLRALLMNFTGGSQFVAEDIDIKNPGRTSIQPSNAIAVFDKKSKSLQTFRPNLRTWTKLQDISDGFVDKNFTAVVQGNKIFVLVNDGTNYQLKYTDTNATWVRLADRELTEGRLAVVTFEDSIYAFDDSELTSKTVEKFDPSDGTWSYVTDKPVEGRYTSIVAARGFIYCIGGYGKKLSTAMKFNPSDSTWTTLPPMPSARYGAAAVELDKKIYVMGGCNNGYLNIVERFDTVAETWTTVARLNNSRTDLNACVVEGKIFAVGGLNSKNTIEEYDPAVNSWKVVETMGGKDIQGLASIALNVPS, encoded by the exons ATGGGTTCTCTTGATGCTTATGATTTGGAGCACTGTGGGAAAATGATGATGGCACTCAATAA acagAGAGAAAGCAAAGGGCATAGTGACATCGCAATTATGGTCGGCGATGAGAAAATACCAGCACACAGGAACGTTCTGTCAGCAGGATCAGATTATTTTCGGGCAATGTTGTCTCATGAA AACGTTGATAGCAGCGCTGGTATTGTGACAATAAAACAAGTTCAATACTCAAGTGTGAAAACTTGCATCAATTACATTTACACTGGTAATTTTTCAACCTCTGGTCTTGAGGAGCGTGAACAACTATTGTTTACCGCTCATATGCTCCAGTTACAAG GTATGTGCGACAAAATTGCTGTATCTCTTGAGAAGGAACTGAGCCCAGAATCGTTCTATTCAACAAAGATGATTGCGAACACTTTCAACTGCACCGGTTTAGTTGAAAGTTGCAACAAATATGCTCTGgaaaattttcaatcaattgCTGCTGAAGACGATTTCGAACATTTGGATAAAGATTATATTTCCTTCTTGGTTGGATCGAACGAAGTCGAA GCCTCTGAAGCTGTCAAGTGCAAAGCTTTGATTATCTGGACCAACTTCGATGTAGAGACTCGGGCATCGACGTTCGAAGAATTATTTGGTAACCTGAATTTGAAGGAAATGTCGGGGAATTATCAGAAGTTTCTGCTGGAGAAAGAG CCTTTGGTTTTTAATTCTGCACGTTGCCTCAGAGCACTTTTGATGAATTTCACTGGCGGATCGCAATTCGTTGCTGAGGACATAGACATCAAAA ATCCTGGACGGACTAGTATTCAGCCGAGTAATG CGATTGCCGTTTTTGATAAAAAGTCAAAATCACTTCAAACATTTCGTCCTAATTTGAGAACCTGGACAAAACTACAG GACATCAGTGATGGATTTGTTGACAAAAACTTCACTGCTGTTGTTCAAGGCAACAAAATCTTTGTTCTTGTGAATGACGGAACCAATTATCAACTGAAATATACTGATACCAATGCTACATGGGTAAGACTGGCAGATCGGGAACTGACAGAGGGTCGTTTGGCGGTGGTTACGTTTGAAG ATTCAATCTATGCATTTGATGACTCTGAGCTGACCAGCAAAACAGTTGAGAAATTTGATCCATCTGATGGAACTTGGTCTTATGTCACTGATAAACCTGTGGAAGGACGGTATACATCAATAGTTGCTGCAAGAG gtTTCATCTACTGTATTGGAGGGTACGGCAAAAAACTATCAACTGCTATGAAATTCAATCCATCAGATTCGACATGGACGACACTTCCTCCAATGCCGAGTGCAAGATATGGTGCAGCTGCAGTTGAACTTGATAAGAAGATTTATGTTATGG GTGGATGCAACAATGGCTACTTGAACATTGTGGAACGCTTTGATACAGTTGCTGAAACATGGACCACTGTTGCCAGATTAAACAATTCAAGAACGGATTTAAACGCCTGTGTTGTGGAAGGAAAGATATTTGCCGTTGGAGG TCTGAATTCCAAGAATACAATAGAAGAATATGATCCCGCTGTAAACTCCTGGAAAGTTGTTGAAACAATGGGTGGAAAAGACATTCAGGGATTGGCTTCCATCGCTTTAAATGTTCCTTCATAA
- the LOC120333324 gene encoding kelch-like protein 28 isoform X1 has translation MNLTLNAYDLKHCGKMMMALNKQRESKEHCDFAIMVGDRKIPAHRNVLSAGSYYFRAMLSHENIESRNGIVAMQQVQYSSVKTCIDYIYTGNLLTHYGEDCEQLLYTASMMQIKGLCDKIAISLLRKLSPESFYSTKMIANTFNCAGLVESCNKYALRNFQSIAAEENFKRLDEDFVSFLLGSKAINTTEAVKCKALIIWTNHDVETRTSTFLKLFEKLDLAKISKKYQKFLVEKEPLVFDSARYHAALMNIPTDGSRIVAEDIDIKHAAKPINAIAVFDIKSRSIHAFHPKTKTWTKLQKISADFVDENFTAVVLGNTIYVLVFDGTNYQLNYTETNATWIRLADRRMTKKRVAAVAFEGSIYAFDDSGNNSKAVGKFDPSDGTWSHVTEKPLEGWFTSVVAAGCFIYCFGGYNNGYLSNAMKFNPSDSKWTILPPMTYARNRAAVVELDGKIYVMSGYANICYNILECFDMASETWTTVPCLNNSFGYFKACVVEGKIFSVERNKPKSTIEEFDPTGNSWVVAGTLGMKDIKKEASITLNVPL, from the exons ATGAATCTAACTCTTAATGCATATGATTTGAAGCACTGTGGGAAAATGATGATGGCACTCAATAA ACAAAGAGAAAGCAAAGAGCATTGTGATTTCGCAATTATGGTTGGTGATAGAAAAATACCAGCACACAGGAATGTTCTGTCAGCAGGATCATATTACTTTCGGGCAATGTTGTCTCATGAA AATATTGAGAGTAGAAATGGAATTGTGGCAATGCAACAAGTTCAATACTCAAGTGTAAAAACTTGCATCGATTATATTTATACCGGTAATCTTCTCACTCATTATGGCGAAGATTGTGAGCAACTATTATACACCGCTTCTATGATGCAAATAAAAG GCTTGTGCGACAAAATTGCCATTTCGCTTTTAAGGAAACTGAGTCCAGAATCGTTCTATTCAACAAAGATGATCGCGAACACTTTCAACTGCGCCGGTTTAGTTGAAAGTTGCAACAAATATGCTCTGAGGAATTTCCAATCAATTGCTGCTGAAGAAAATTTCAAACGTTTGGATGAAGATTTTGTTTCCTTCTTGCTTGGATCAAAAGCAATCAAT ACTACTGAAGCAGTCAAGTGCAAAGCTTTGATTATTTGGACCAACCATGATGTAGAGACTCGAACATCAACAtttctaaaattatttgaaaaactgGATTTGGCAAAGATATCAAAGAAATATCAAAAGTTTTTGGTGGAGAAAGAG CCTCTGGTCTTTGATTCTGCACGTTATCACGCAGCACTGATGAATATTCCAACCGATGGATCACGTATTGTAGCTGAAGATATTGACATCAAAC ATGCTGCCAAGCCGATCAATG CAATTGCTGTTTTTGATATAAAATCAAGATCAATTCATGCATTTCATCCAAAGACGAAAACCTGGACCAAACTCCAG AAAATCAGTGCTGACTTCGTTGACGAAAACTTCACTGCTGTTGTACTTGGCAACACCATATATGTTCTTGTGTTTGATGGAACTAATTATCAACTTAATTATACTGAAACCAATGCTACTTGGATTAGACTGGCTGATCGGAGAATGACGAAGAAACGTGTGGCTGCTGTTGCATTTGAAG GTTCAATCTATGCATTCGATGATTCTGGCAACAACAGTAAAGCAGTTGGAAAATTTGATCCATCTGATGGAACTTGGTCTCATGTCACTGAGAAACCATTGGAAGGATGGTTTACATCAGTAGTTGCTGCAGGAT GTTTTATATACTGTTTTGGGGGATACAACAATGGATATCTATCTAACGCAATGAAATTCAATCCGTCAGATTCAAAATGGACCATCCTTCCTCCAATGACATATGCAAGAAATCGTGCAGCTGTAGTTGAGCTCGATGGAAAGATTTATGTCATGA GTGGATACGCCAATATATGCTACAATATTTTGGAATGCTTTGACATGGCTTCTGAAACATGGACCACTGTTCCCTGTTTAAACAATTCATTCGGATATTTTAAAGCATGTGTTGTTGAAGGAAAGATATTTTCTGTTGAAAG AAATAAGCCCAAGAGCACAATAGAAGAATTTGATCCCACTGGGAACTCCTGGGTAGTTGCTGGAACACTGGGTATGAAAGACATCAAAAAAGAAGCATCCATTACTCTGAATGTTCCCTTATAA
- the LOC120333324 gene encoding uncharacterized protein LOC120333324 isoform X2, translated as MNLTLNAYDLKHCGKMMMALNKQRESKEHCDFAIMVGDRKIPAHRNVLSAGSYYFRAMLSHENIESRNGIVAMQQVQYSSVKTCIDYIYTGNLLTHYGEDCEQLLYTASMMQIKGLCDKIAISLLRKLSPESFYSTKMIANTFNCAGLVESCNKYALRNFQSIAAEENFKRLDEDFVSFLLGSKAINPLVFDSARYHAALMNIPTDGSRIVAEDIDIKHAAKPINAIAVFDIKSRSIHAFHPKTKTWTKLQKISADFVDENFTAVVLGNTIYVLVFDGTNYQLNYTETNATWIRLADRRMTKKRVAAVAFEGSIYAFDDSGNNSKAVGKFDPSDGTWSHVTEKPLEGWFTSVVAAGCFIYCFGGYNNGYLSNAMKFNPSDSKWTILPPMTYARNRAAVVELDGKIYVMSGYANICYNILECFDMASETWTTVPCLNNSFGYFKACVVEGKIFSVERNKPKSTIEEFDPTGNSWVVAGTLGMKDIKKEASITLNVPL; from the exons ATGAATCTAACTCTTAATGCATATGATTTGAAGCACTGTGGGAAAATGATGATGGCACTCAATAA ACAAAGAGAAAGCAAAGAGCATTGTGATTTCGCAATTATGGTTGGTGATAGAAAAATACCAGCACACAGGAATGTTCTGTCAGCAGGATCATATTACTTTCGGGCAATGTTGTCTCATGAA AATATTGAGAGTAGAAATGGAATTGTGGCAATGCAACAAGTTCAATACTCAAGTGTAAAAACTTGCATCGATTATATTTATACCGGTAATCTTCTCACTCATTATGGCGAAGATTGTGAGCAACTATTATACACCGCTTCTATGATGCAAATAAAAG GCTTGTGCGACAAAATTGCCATTTCGCTTTTAAGGAAACTGAGTCCAGAATCGTTCTATTCAACAAAGATGATCGCGAACACTTTCAACTGCGCCGGTTTAGTTGAAAGTTGCAACAAATATGCTCTGAGGAATTTCCAATCAATTGCTGCTGAAGAAAATTTCAAACGTTTGGATGAAGATTTTGTTTCCTTCTTGCTTGGATCAAAAGCAATCAAT CCTCTGGTCTTTGATTCTGCACGTTATCACGCAGCACTGATGAATATTCCAACCGATGGATCACGTATTGTAGCTGAAGATATTGACATCAAAC ATGCTGCCAAGCCGATCAATG CAATTGCTGTTTTTGATATAAAATCAAGATCAATTCATGCATTTCATCCAAAGACGAAAACCTGGACCAAACTCCAG AAAATCAGTGCTGACTTCGTTGACGAAAACTTCACTGCTGTTGTACTTGGCAACACCATATATGTTCTTGTGTTTGATGGAACTAATTATCAACTTAATTATACTGAAACCAATGCTACTTGGATTAGACTGGCTGATCGGAGAATGACGAAGAAACGTGTGGCTGCTGTTGCATTTGAAG GTTCAATCTATGCATTCGATGATTCTGGCAACAACAGTAAAGCAGTTGGAAAATTTGATCCATCTGATGGAACTTGGTCTCATGTCACTGAGAAACCATTGGAAGGATGGTTTACATCAGTAGTTGCTGCAGGAT GTTTTATATACTGTTTTGGGGGATACAACAATGGATATCTATCTAACGCAATGAAATTCAATCCGTCAGATTCAAAATGGACCATCCTTCCTCCAATGACATATGCAAGAAATCGTGCAGCTGTAGTTGAGCTCGATGGAAAGATTTATGTCATGA GTGGATACGCCAATATATGCTACAATATTTTGGAATGCTTTGACATGGCTTCTGAAACATGGACCACTGTTCCCTGTTTAAACAATTCATTCGGATATTTTAAAGCATGTGTTGTTGAAGGAAAGATATTTTCTGTTGAAAG AAATAAGCCCAAGAGCACAATAGAAGAATTTGATCCCACTGGGAACTCCTGGGTAGTTGCTGGAACACTGGGTATGAAAGACATCAAAAAAGAAGCATCCATTACTCTGAATGTTCCCTTATAA
- the LOC120333324 gene encoding kelch-like protein 28 isoform X3, with protein sequence MNLTLNAYDLKHCGKMMMALNKQRESKEHCDFAIMVGDRKIPAHRNVLSAGSYYFRAMLSHENIESRNGIVAMQQVQYSSVKTCIDYIYTGNLLTHYGEDCEQLLYTASMMQIKGLCDKIAISLLRKLSPESFYSTKMIANTFNCAGLVESCNKYALRNFQSIAAEENFKRLDEDFVSFLLGSKAINTTEAVKCKALIIWTNHDVETRTSTFLKLFEKLDLAKISKKYQKFLVEKEPLVFDSARYHAALMNIPTDGSRIVAEDIDIKHAAKPINAIAVFDIKSRSIHAFHPKTKTWTKLQKISADFVDENFTAVVLGNTIYVLVFDGTNYQLNYTETNATWIRLADRRMTKKRVAAVAFEGSIYAFDDSGNNSKAVGKFDPSDGTWSHVTEKPLEGWFTSVVAAGCFIYCFGGYNNGYLSNAMKFNPSDSKWTILPPMTYARNRAAVVELDGKIYVMTIRKL encoded by the exons ATGAATCTAACTCTTAATGCATATGATTTGAAGCACTGTGGGAAAATGATGATGGCACTCAATAA ACAAAGAGAAAGCAAAGAGCATTGTGATTTCGCAATTATGGTTGGTGATAGAAAAATACCAGCACACAGGAATGTTCTGTCAGCAGGATCATATTACTTTCGGGCAATGTTGTCTCATGAA AATATTGAGAGTAGAAATGGAATTGTGGCAATGCAACAAGTTCAATACTCAAGTGTAAAAACTTGCATCGATTATATTTATACCGGTAATCTTCTCACTCATTATGGCGAAGATTGTGAGCAACTATTATACACCGCTTCTATGATGCAAATAAAAG GCTTGTGCGACAAAATTGCCATTTCGCTTTTAAGGAAACTGAGTCCAGAATCGTTCTATTCAACAAAGATGATCGCGAACACTTTCAACTGCGCCGGTTTAGTTGAAAGTTGCAACAAATATGCTCTGAGGAATTTCCAATCAATTGCTGCTGAAGAAAATTTCAAACGTTTGGATGAAGATTTTGTTTCCTTCTTGCTTGGATCAAAAGCAATCAAT ACTACTGAAGCAGTCAAGTGCAAAGCTTTGATTATTTGGACCAACCATGATGTAGAGACTCGAACATCAACAtttctaaaattatttgaaaaactgGATTTGGCAAAGATATCAAAGAAATATCAAAAGTTTTTGGTGGAGAAAGAG CCTCTGGTCTTTGATTCTGCACGTTATCACGCAGCACTGATGAATATTCCAACCGATGGATCACGTATTGTAGCTGAAGATATTGACATCAAAC ATGCTGCCAAGCCGATCAATG CAATTGCTGTTTTTGATATAAAATCAAGATCAATTCATGCATTTCATCCAAAGACGAAAACCTGGACCAAACTCCAG AAAATCAGTGCTGACTTCGTTGACGAAAACTTCACTGCTGTTGTACTTGGCAACACCATATATGTTCTTGTGTTTGATGGAACTAATTATCAACTTAATTATACTGAAACCAATGCTACTTGGATTAGACTGGCTGATCGGAGAATGACGAAGAAACGTGTGGCTGCTGTTGCATTTGAAG GTTCAATCTATGCATTCGATGATTCTGGCAACAACAGTAAAGCAGTTGGAAAATTTGATCCATCTGATGGAACTTGGTCTCATGTCACTGAGAAACCATTGGAAGGATGGTTTACATCAGTAGTTGCTGCAGGAT GTTTTATATACTGTTTTGGGGGATACAACAATGGATATCTATCTAACGCAATGAAATTCAATCCGTCAGATTCAAAATGGACCATCCTTCCTCCAATGACATATGCAAGAAATCGTGCAGCTGTAGTTGAGCTCGATGGAAAGATTTATGTCATGA CGATTAGGAAATTATGA